The sequence ACTCGAACCGAACGACTCCGGTCGTGGCCGTCTCGGCGGGCACGTGGGCAAAGAGCCGGTCCAGTGCGCCGGTATCGATCGCCCCGTGGAGCGGCTCGAGGTCGGTGACGTCGGTCTCACGGTACGTCGCGATCGCGTCGGCGAGCGTGATACTCAGTGGCACGCCGTCACCTGGGTCGTACCGGGCAATGTGCGGTCGTGGGTCTTCCATTGGATTCTGTGGATCGGTGGTGGGTCAGTTATCAGTCCATCCCCGGTCTCTGAGCGCCGCGCTACGTACGACGGTGGACGAACAGTGCGCGTGTATTACGCCTGTTGTGCAATTATCCAGCCCGGTATACTATCGTAACGGCTGATTCAGTCGGATTGAACAGTGTTCGGTAGAGAAGATATCCGCGGTCACTCCGCTGAGTCGATCGTGAGCGGTTCGTGGGTGAGTCGGTAGCCGGCACCGTCTTCGAGGTCGGCGACGCCCGTCACTTCCCTGAACCGAATGTCACGTTCCATCTTCGTGACGACGCTGGTGTCGTAGTGGGTGGCGTCGTACTGTGGTGGCTTGCCAGCGGCGCGGCGATCCGCGACGAACGTCTGGTGTCTGTCGAGTCGTGCGCGTCCGATCGACCGCGAGAGGGCGGGAACGCCGTCGACGCGGTCGTCGAACACTTCGAGGAACGTCTCCTCGAGTTCGACGCCGATCGAGTCGCGGCCGGCACACATCGCGGCGAGCGTCGTCGTGCCGGTGCCCCAGAACGGATCGAGGACCGTGTCCCCGTAGGCCGAGTACATGCTGATCAGCCGGTAGGGAATCTCGAGGGGGTAGGCTGCGGATCGGTCCCGGAGGTCCGCCGCGCGGTCGCTCTCGGCGTCTGCACCGTCGAACTCGAGTGCCTGCAGTTCCCCGCGAACGTCCGTCCAGACGTCCGTAAACCAGCGGTTT is a genomic window of Natrarchaeobaculum aegyptiacum containing:
- a CDS encoding HalOD1 output domain-containing protein codes for the protein MEDPRPHIARYDPGDGVPLSITLADAIATYRETDVTDLEPLHGAIDTGALDRLFAHVPAETATTGVVRFEYDSCLVTISSDGEIRIESV